A single window of Leptospira semungkisensis DNA harbors:
- a CDS encoding LA_0442/LA_0875 N-terminal domain-containing protein translates to MMRKKLAFLICLFLLPYSVFSEPQTIYLRNGKTLKGEILNQTATYIELELPNKEVQRIQKVTILRIAYKDGTTPPPEKKPEPIPEKPPEPAVVPPPVVAPPPVAKVYKRVVRNPLERNFLEFYAGGGGGKDDSHAINLYYKYQNIFAVVTNGTPFLLTKGPNQTPNGAGTAGIAYKFKRFSIEAGGMSTHSSSTSQNIGPEAQLILVTGTYPQELKAGMFKTSYSLLAKPNFELYPTIGYTRIWNKTTDDQSTVFQPSNVTGYSIFHSSEQLKGGTFGLGFAYLLGSKFEARLEVERMQLKGNQTLHQQYSVTTLAIPTQPLILPADYTFSWKATGNHVSLKLSYFWRMGLGFWIRYDSYQWNYSLQDGTFPSVIKPGDPAPSLLQATQLNLQDKAIAGSVGSVSKATTLQIGISKALNFGPEEDF, encoded by the coding sequence ATGATGAGAAAGAAACTCGCATTTCTAATTTGTTTATTCCTTCTTCCGTATTCCGTATTTTCGGAACCGCAAACGATCTATTTGCGAAACGGCAAGACATTGAAAGGAGAAATCCTTAACCAAACCGCAACCTATATAGAGCTGGAATTGCCGAACAAGGAAGTGCAAAGGATCCAAAAGGTTACGATTCTTAGGATCGCCTATAAGGATGGAACCACTCCTCCTCCCGAAAAGAAACCGGAACCGATCCCAGAAAAGCCTCCAGAGCCGGCAGTTGTTCCTCCTCCTGTGGTAGCGCCTCCTCCCGTAGCAAAAGTGTACAAGAGAGTCGTCAGAAATCCTTTGGAAAGAAATTTCTTAGAATTCTATGCAGGTGGTGGCGGTGGAAAAGATGATTCTCATGCTATAAATCTCTATTATAAGTACCAGAATATTTTTGCAGTGGTCACGAACGGGACACCTTTCCTTTTAACTAAGGGACCGAATCAAACTCCGAATGGAGCAGGCACCGCAGGCATCGCATATAAATTCAAAAGGTTTTCGATAGAAGCTGGGGGAATGAGCACTCACTCTTCTTCTACTTCACAAAATATAGGACCAGAAGCCCAACTTATCCTAGTCACAGGAACATATCCTCAAGAACTAAAGGCAGGAATGTTCAAAACGTCTTATTCTCTTCTGGCAAAGCCGAATTTCGAACTCTATCCTACGATCGGTTACACAAGAATTTGGAATAAGACTACGGACGATCAATCCACAGTCTTCCAACCGAGTAACGTAACAGGATACTCTATCTTCCATTCTTCCGAGCAATTAAAAGGAGGCACCTTTGGCCTTGGCTTCGCTTACTTACTCGGATCCAAATTCGAAGCAAGATTGGAAGTGGAAAGAATGCAATTGAAGGGAAACCAAACTCTTCATCAGCAATATTCAGTTACTACTTTGGCAATTCCTACGCAGCCACTCATCCTTCCTGCAGATTACACCTTTAGTTGGAAGGCTACAGGAAATCATGTTTCCTTAAAGCTAAGTTATTTCTGGAGAATGGGTCTTGGTTTCTGGATCAGATACGACAGTTACCAATGGAATTATTCTCTCCAAGATGGAACATTCCCTTCCGTCATCAAGCCTGGAGATCCGGCGCCTTCTCTCCTTCAAGCAACGCAATTGAATTTGCAAGACAAGGCAATTGCAGGATCTGTAGGAAGTGTTTCTAAGGCGACCACTCTGCAGATAGGAATTTCCAAAGCATTGAATTTCGGACCGGAAGAAGATTTCTAA
- a CDS encoding HEAT repeat domain-containing protein — translation MKKSILSLVIFTTLILASSVAAEKSTEDYIKSLSSGSDQDKIEAANYLGSKKEKSAIPELINLLNRSNDSKVAVPAEIALGLIAEPGDATIALKNKIISSDSGDIVYTALAALLNIVIKSEKVEDATREAVEFADKNRRSDEFVADFLNVLNKKLKG, via the coding sequence ATGAAAAAAAGCATTCTTTCGCTCGTAATCTTCACTACCCTTATTCTCGCATCTTCGGTCGCGGCCGAAAAAAGCACCGAGGACTATATCAAGTCCCTGTCCAGCGGATCCGACCAAGATAAGATCGAAGCCGCCAATTATTTGGGATCTAAAAAAGAAAAATCCGCAATCCCTGAACTAATCAATTTGCTGAACCGCTCGAACGACTCGAAAGTCGCAGTTCCTGCGGAGATCGCTCTCGGTCTAATTGCAGAGCCAGGCGACGCAACGATCGCGCTTAAGAACAAGATTATCAGCTCCGACAGCGGAGACATCGTGTATACTGCGTTAGCTGCTCTTCTGAATATCGTGATCAAAAGCGAGAAGGTCGAGGACGCAACGAGAGAAGCAGTCGAGTTTGCGGATAAGAACCGTAGATCCGACGAGTTCGTAGCGGATTTCCTGAACGTTCTGAACAAGAAATTAAAAGGTTAA
- a CDS encoding LIC10415 family protein: protein MDVQLTNLVSSAEKLLREKRSSVPGRTGVPSEAQNATDKTEFSSGLTSRYLKVQETLANLQEELSKEQMKLGVLSEGNVPKDDLINILFGDTPLFRELVENPKQDLEQVRAQVQVKKDQIMDSIRKFEVESENVLSVGMLKSPDNFRKSIEDLSTKDIRMKQLSEKTIERLIQD from the coding sequence ATGGACGTTCAACTAACGAATCTAGTCTCCTCAGCCGAGAAACTTCTCCGCGAAAAGAGATCTTCCGTTCCTGGAAGAACGGGAGTACCCTCAGAAGCCCAGAATGCGACCGACAAAACCGAGTTTTCTAGCGGTTTGACTTCTAGATACCTCAAAGTCCAAGAGACTTTGGCGAATCTTCAGGAAGAACTTTCCAAGGAACAAATGAAACTCGGAGTCCTGAGCGAAGGGAATGTACCAAAAGATGATCTAATCAATATTCTTTTTGGCGACACTCCTCTGTTTCGCGAATTAGTAGAAAATCCGAAACAAGACTTAGAACAGGTACGTGCACAGGTCCAAGTGAAGAAGGACCAAATCATGGATTCTATCCGTAAATTCGAAGTAGAATCCGAAAACGTGCTATCTGTCGGAATGCTGAAGAGTCCGGACAACTTCCGGAAATCCATCGAAGATCTTTCCACCAAAGATATTCGTATGAAACAGCTATCTGAGAAAACAATAGAAAGACTGATCCAAGACTGA
- the lpxK gene encoding tetraacyldisaccharide 4'-kinase — MLSFLRILFFPILYPLSLVYKILFYLDRRLKKTKTLPNAFTISVGNFSVGGTGKTPFTIHLANLLHSEFPKVPILILTRGYGSSGSGIRRVDPSSEPSQVGDEPYLLKKNLPFVNVYVGSNRYESYLQYRKDESLKENDIVFALLDDGFQHHALARDLDLVLLDCTRISKMDFVLPLGLLRESYSSISRADVLIASKYQREFETDLSDWISKYKPKHTFKFQFESKELVSLGSSSKLKTDQLAGKSVYAVAGLGNPTPFWRSLSDLGPSQLKTKAFPDHHSYTQNDVLEISRDSENFDLIVCTEKDAVKISRLLNSSKTSSKWFYLALQTSLPSKKDLAELIKKKFPNR; from the coding sequence ATGCTTTCCTTTCTTAGAATCCTATTCTTTCCTATTCTTTATCCTCTCAGTCTAGTCTATAAGATCCTTTTCTATTTGGATAGACGTCTTAAAAAGACAAAGACTCTTCCGAATGCATTTACAATCAGCGTAGGAAATTTCAGTGTGGGAGGAACCGGCAAAACTCCTTTTACCATCCATCTCGCAAATTTACTTCATTCAGAATTTCCTAAAGTACCCATCCTAATATTGACTCGAGGTTACGGCTCTTCCGGTTCAGGGATCCGAAGAGTGGATCCTAGTTCGGAACCTTCTCAAGTAGGCGATGAACCTTATTTATTAAAAAAGAATCTGCCCTTTGTGAATGTCTATGTAGGAAGCAATCGCTACGAGTCCTATTTGCAATACCGTAAAGATGAGAGTTTGAAAGAGAATGATATCGTCTTCGCATTGTTAGATGACGGATTCCAACACCATGCGCTCGCAAGAGATTTGGATCTGGTGCTTTTGGATTGCACTCGGATTTCCAAAATGGATTTCGTACTTCCGCTAGGACTTCTTAGAGAATCCTATTCTTCCATTTCGAGAGCGGATGTTTTGATCGCGTCCAAATACCAAAGAGAGTTCGAAACGGATCTCTCCGATTGGATCTCCAAGTACAAACCCAAACATACCTTCAAATTTCAATTCGAATCCAAAGAATTAGTATCTCTCGGTTCTTCTTCTAAATTAAAAACGGATCAATTGGCGGGGAAGTCAGTGTATGCAGTCGCAGGACTCGGCAATCCTACCCCATTTTGGAGATCCTTAAGCGATTTAGGTCCTTCTCAATTGAAAACCAAAGCCTTTCCCGATCATCATTCTTATACTCAGAATGATGTATTAGAAATCTCGAGAGACTCGGAGAACTTCGATCTGATCGTCTGCACAGAAAAGGACGCGGTGAAAATTTCCCGCTTACTAAATTCCTCTAAAACTAGTTCTAAATGGTTTTATTTGGCCCTGCAAACCTCCTTACCTTCCAAAAAAGATCTGGCAGAATTGATAAAAAAGAAATTTCCAAATAGATAA
- a CDS encoding LptF/LptG family permease, translated as MQFKLEQIRPKELLQKIKEEFFPPKILDRYLFSEFIKTFIGTFIAITFLALMMKFNDISNDLKATKAPKFHAWLYILYSIPDIAVNYSVNLSALFAVSFTLGQFSANKEIVAMMSAGVSFRRIVAPIIAFSCMLWVGVFFFTQLAVAPMNAKANEEHKLLKEGSGTNLSGVVYQFHFKGKEGFYYIYYYDPKDEEIKGGFNYIKLNPDQTPDFLLVSQKAKYDPARDIWILTNVEETKIDDLNLTYVKKYTEKEYYLPEKPEYFKKPKGSVEEMNLFELLEEKESRLKKGLSYGDVDIAKHSLFANPFFIVVVTLVGCVSGYFTKRMAVVASLGVSIIVALVYLIMNPSFKSVGENGLIPAWLATWITPAIFLSVLYIVYKRMKL; from the coding sequence ATGCAATTCAAGCTGGAGCAAATTCGCCCCAAAGAACTTCTGCAAAAGATAAAGGAGGAATTTTTTCCGCCTAAGATCTTGGACAGATACCTATTTTCGGAATTCATCAAGACCTTTATCGGGACATTCATCGCAATCACCTTTCTTGCCTTGATGATGAAGTTCAACGATATCAGCAATGATCTCAAGGCCACCAAGGCACCGAAATTTCATGCTTGGCTGTACATACTCTATTCCATCCCGGACATAGCGGTAAATTACTCGGTCAACTTATCCGCATTATTCGCAGTATCTTTCACCCTCGGGCAATTCTCCGCGAACAAGGAGATCGTTGCGATGATGTCTGCAGGAGTTTCTTTTCGTAGGATAGTCGCTCCCATCATTGCCTTCAGTTGTATGCTCTGGGTCGGGGTCTTCTTCTTTACCCAGCTCGCAGTGGCTCCTATGAACGCAAAGGCAAACGAGGAGCATAAACTTCTTAAGGAAGGAAGCGGAACCAACCTCTCAGGAGTCGTCTACCAATTCCACTTCAAAGGAAAAGAAGGTTTTTATTATATATATTACTATGACCCGAAGGACGAGGAGATCAAAGGAGGATTCAACTATATCAAATTGAATCCGGACCAAACTCCGGATTTCCTCTTGGTTTCTCAAAAGGCAAAGTATGATCCAGCCAGAGATATTTGGATCCTAACGAATGTAGAAGAGACTAAGATAGACGATCTGAATCTTACTTACGTAAAGAAGTATACGGAGAAGGAATACTATCTTCCAGAAAAGCCAGAATACTTCAAAAAACCCAAAGGCTCCGTCGAGGAGATGAATCTATTCGAGCTCTTGGAAGAAAAAGAAAGCAGATTAAAAAAAGGACTTTCTTACGGAGATGTGGATATCGCAAAACATTCCCTCTTTGCGAATCCTTTCTTTATTGTAGTGGTTACCTTAGTAGGTTGCGTGAGCGGATATTTTACCAAAAGAATGGCGGTGGTCGCTTCCTTAGGAGTCAGTATCATAGTCGCGCTTGTATATCTGATCATGAACCCTTCCTTCAAATCAGTGGGAGAAAACGGACTCATTCCCGCTTGGCTCGCTACCTGGATCACACCTGCAATCTTTCTCTCTGTTCTCTATATTGTTTATAAGAGAATGAAGCTTTAA
- a CDS encoding ABC transporter ATP-binding protein: protein MNVYRRLLGYSFKYKYRLITGVVLSFLVSVLNGASLTSIIPIFDAIGKGGKADFQITLTKKDRSVLEIQNSGKEVEGVQKLELILAEAKVGANGYLSSLPKDELVLLFCLFIFPIYLAKLLFLAGAVYCINSGGYLAVRDLRLELYSKAQELPLNQFVQEKTGIFMSRIINDVEVLAKLISSDLKDAIVDFFYIITHLLILLIISWEMFVAVLVIVPLIMGPVTSFADRIRKATRNQQERLSALNGHLQEVISGIRVIRAFSMEKTEAGRFWEINNDLSEKTFKGHFYHQIGPSLVELSSSIVAVIFLGFGAYLMELRQFSLGDFMVFFLTLVFLTRPFKQMGMLSNSIQSAVAAGNRVFEMLDSETDIKQPANPILPKRLSKELKFESVGYTYPGAKTPALSDLNLTIPKGATVALVGASGAGKSTIVDLIPRLVDPSEGSITWDGTDLRNLDLAALRKKVSIVNQQVFLFNGTIRENICYGTENVSEEKMREASEMAFATDFILSFEDGFDTVVGERGVMLSGGQRQRISIARALLNNPEILILDEATSALDTESERVVQQALESLYKNRTVLIIAHRLSTVQIADTIFAMEAGKVVEYGSHSELIRLDGKYKKLYEMQFAESPT, encoded by the coding sequence ATGAACGTCTATAGACGCCTCTTGGGGTATTCCTTCAAGTATAAATACAGACTGATCACCGGGGTCGTACTATCCTTTCTCGTCTCCGTACTAAATGGAGCGTCCTTAACCAGTATCATCCCTATCTTCGATGCGATCGGAAAAGGCGGCAAAGCCGACTTTCAGATCACTCTTACAAAAAAAGACAGATCCGTTTTAGAAATACAAAACTCAGGCAAGGAAGTAGAAGGCGTTCAGAAACTAGAATTGATCCTTGCGGAAGCAAAGGTAGGCGCTAACGGATATTTATCTTCTCTTCCTAAAGACGAATTAGTACTTCTTTTTTGTTTGTTCATCTTTCCGATCTATTTGGCAAAGCTTCTTTTCCTCGCAGGTGCAGTGTACTGCATCAACTCGGGAGGATATCTCGCCGTCAGGGATTTGCGACTCGAGCTATATTCCAAGGCCCAAGAACTTCCTCTCAATCAGTTCGTGCAGGAAAAGACGGGAATTTTCATGAGTAGGATCATCAACGATGTTGAGGTCTTGGCAAAGTTGATCAGCTCGGACTTGAAAGATGCAATTGTAGACTTCTTCTATATCATAACTCACTTGCTCATCCTCCTCATCATCAGTTGGGAAATGTTTGTTGCGGTTCTCGTAATCGTTCCGTTGATCATGGGACCGGTAACTTCTTTCGCAGATAGAATTCGCAAGGCCACACGCAACCAACAGGAAAGATTATCCGCTTTGAACGGTCACTTGCAGGAAGTCATCTCAGGGATCCGAGTCATCCGAGCCTTCTCCATGGAGAAGACCGAAGCTGGCAGATTCTGGGAGATCAATAACGATCTCTCCGAGAAAACATTCAAGGGACATTTTTATCATCAGATCGGTCCTTCCTTAGTGGAACTTTCCAGTTCAATTGTCGCGGTAATTTTCTTAGGCTTCGGAGCCTATTTAATGGAACTAAGACAATTCTCTTTAGGAGACTTCATGGTCTTCTTCTTAACTCTTGTGTTCCTTACTAGACCGTTCAAGCAAATGGGAATGCTATCCAACTCTATCCAAAGTGCGGTCGCCGCAGGAAACAGAGTATTCGAAATGCTGGATAGCGAAACGGATATCAAACAACCTGCAAATCCGATCCTTCCTAAAAGACTTTCTAAAGAATTAAAATTCGAATCCGTAGGTTACACATATCCGGGAGCAAAAACACCTGCGCTCTCCGATCTGAATCTTACTATTCCGAAAGGCGCCACAGTTGCGTTAGTCGGAGCTTCCGGTGCAGGAAAGTCCACCATCGTGGATCTAATTCCTAGATTGGTTGATCCAAGCGAAGGCTCCATCACTTGGGACGGAACCGATCTAAGAAATTTGGACCTTGCTGCATTACGCAAAAAAGTCTCTATCGTAAACCAACAGGTATTTCTATTCAACGGAACCATCAGAGAGAATATCTGCTACGGAACCGAAAACGTCTCCGAAGAAAAAATGAGAGAAGCTTCCGAGATGGCATTTGCCACCGACTTCATCCTTTCCTTTGAAGATGGATTCGACACGGTGGTGGGAGAAAGAGGGGTCATGCTATCCGGAGGCCAAAGACAAAGGATCTCGATAGCAAGGGCATTATTGAATAATCCAGAGATATTGATCCTGGATGAAGCTACCTCTGCGTTAGACACAGAATCCGAAAGAGTGGTCCAACAGGCACTCGAGTCCTTATACAAAAATAGGACCGTACTTATCATTGCGCATAGACTTTCCACAGTGCAGATCGCAGATACTATCTTTGCTATGGAAGCAGGAAAAGTGGTAGAATACGGATCTCATTCCGAGCTGATCCGCCTGGATGGAAAATACAAGAAATTATACGAAATGCAATTCGCCGAGTCTCCGACTTAA
- a CDS encoding autotransporter outer membrane beta-barrel domain-containing protein: MSKYSRFFLLFLFFATSTFAEDQSVYMKNGKIIKAEVVQQNSTQVFLRLKDGTIREVSKSDIRKISFKKTKPIEEPKPELKLKKAEKKRKLEIGEKEKVEKPTPEPKPNEEEIKAKPEPQPKEEEKQPEPLPEEVSKPTPTTEEPPKQIQVQEEPVKPIQLQETPKPLEVQEQTLKPQVAESKDQDEEVRKRIAERNGLEISFGLGRSSYQSQVSNFQRGVEQYATILGNNGGFLYSSPQYQNGPAKTINLRYYWKRFVGDLGGSELQAKESAQNFGQIVYPVSGTSIFQNAFTVGSPYHSLSYKQAYAQVSYTVYANRFFELRPILGYQRIWQKGIDNSTTEISPKDPSNALAFNWAIRNGTNFSDFLQGQSMGLAVDSKWNEKWETRFEIQKQFLHGDSNFTRDQIAAVLGVGFEARSELTNQWKASGLTLSGKLIYNWKSDIFFWTGFQYSKINYSLQHFGGDLNLSGGPVSAYVSQQLIESLTKGLAGNSVAMGIFFGAGYNFDFKRSVSLQ; this comes from the coding sequence ATGAGTAAATACTCTCGTTTCTTTTTACTATTCTTATTCTTTGCAACAAGTACGTTTGCCGAGGACCAATCCGTTTACATGAAGAACGGAAAGATCATCAAGGCAGAAGTGGTACAGCAAAACTCCACCCAAGTATTTTTGAGATTAAAAGACGGGACGATTCGAGAAGTCTCCAAATCCGATATCAGAAAGATCAGTTTCAAAAAGACAAAACCAATCGAAGAACCTAAACCGGAACTAAAACTAAAGAAAGCAGAGAAGAAGCGCAAACTAGAGATCGGCGAGAAAGAAAAGGTCGAAAAGCCAACACCGGAGCCTAAGCCGAATGAAGAAGAGATAAAGGCCAAGCCGGAACCTCAACCAAAAGAGGAAGAAAAGCAACCCGAACCACTTCCTGAAGAAGTTTCGAAACCTACTCCAACAACAGAAGAGCCGCCTAAGCAAATCCAAGTCCAGGAAGAGCCTGTTAAGCCAATCCAATTACAAGAAACGCCGAAACCTCTCGAGGTGCAGGAGCAAACTCTAAAACCTCAGGTTGCCGAGAGCAAGGATCAGGATGAAGAGGTTCGTAAACGGATTGCAGAAAGGAATGGTCTTGAAATTTCCTTCGGACTGGGTAGGAGTTCCTACCAAAGCCAAGTCTCCAATTTCCAAAGAGGAGTAGAACAATACGCAACCATCCTTGGAAACAACGGAGGGTTTTTATATTCTTCGCCTCAGTACCAGAACGGCCCGGCAAAGACCATCAATCTAAGATATTATTGGAAACGATTCGTAGGAGATCTAGGCGGAAGCGAACTGCAGGCCAAAGAATCCGCACAAAACTTCGGGCAGATCGTTTATCCAGTCTCGGGAACTTCTATCTTTCAGAATGCTTTTACGGTAGGTTCTCCTTATCATTCTCTGAGTTATAAACAGGCTTATGCGCAAGTGTCTTATACAGTATATGCCAACCGATTCTTTGAATTAAGACCGATCCTAGGTTACCAAAGGATTTGGCAGAAGGGAATAGACAACTCCACAACAGAGATCTCTCCTAAAGATCCTTCGAATGCACTCGCGTTTAACTGGGCGATCCGAAACGGCACAAACTTCAGCGATTTTCTACAGGGCCAGTCGATGGGATTGGCAGTCGACTCCAAATGGAATGAGAAATGGGAGACCAGATTCGAGATCCAGAAACAATTCCTGCACGGGGACTCCAATTTTACCAGAGACCAAATAGCTGCAGTCCTAGGAGTAGGATTTGAGGCAAGAAGTGAGCTGACCAATCAATGGAAAGCAAGCGGGCTCACACTTTCAGGAAAGCTAATATACAATTGGAAGAGTGATATCTTTTTCTGGACTGGCTTTCAATATTCCAAGATCAATTATTCCTTACAGCATTTCGGAGGAGATCTGAATCTAAGTGGAGGACCTGTTAGCGCTTATGTAAGCCAACAATTGATCGAGAGTCTTACAAAAGGATTGGCGGGGAATTCGGTCGCAATGGGGATCTTTTTTGGCGCTGGCTATAATTTCGATTTTAAACGGTCAGTTTCTTTGCAATAA
- a CDS encoding LA_0442/LA_0875 N-terminal domain-containing protein — protein sequence MQQIQMKIRVLLCVGFVIFSASPLFPNDQVIYLKDGKVLTGEIINQTAVKLTVRLPDGTIREISKLEVRRVAFREAGKLPETKDKTATPPITPVLTPEQIAQQQQEDLKKQEEESKKLAAKNEKAEQRKKEIEESRRHKLEIFLGSGAGNLNYQSPYFYEQAVATAQEIGGNNGQFTAPTPPQISSGKASAAEIRYSLNRFVAEVGGSTITSNAKQTSVGTNNINAVTVPDVESGSYQNSMKHVFGNVSYSVYPKPKYDIRPVVGMHQFWFKGDDNSRFTFSPGSSTGTEQYYGLIPKPVSDSLKGYSIGLQFDMKLPGNFELRTGIQSMHLRGDGTYKQSTYLFAPILDQFSTDSFGIYNKWNVTGTTINLKLLYNWKYGVNFWIGINSMDLKYKINNANLYFEGGGNNAAPTDLIAIKALFDSFLGPTYAKDTKSTTVLIGASYSLDFNK from the coding sequence ATGCAACAAATACAAATGAAAATTCGAGTCTTACTCTGCGTCGGATTTGTAATATTCTCCGCGAGCCCATTATTTCCAAACGATCAGGTAATTTATCTGAAAGATGGAAAAGTACTGACCGGAGAGATCATCAACCAAACTGCAGTAAAGCTTACCGTAAGATTGCCTGACGGAACCATACGAGAGATTTCCAAATTGGAAGTGAGGCGGGTCGCCTTTAGAGAAGCCGGCAAACTTCCGGAAACAAAAGACAAAACCGCTACACCACCTATAACTCCTGTTCTTACGCCGGAACAGATCGCTCAGCAGCAACAAGAAGATTTAAAAAAACAGGAAGAAGAATCTAAGAAGCTGGCCGCAAAGAATGAAAAGGCTGAGCAAAGAAAGAAAGAGATCGAAGAATCAAGACGCCATAAATTAGAAATCTTTTTGGGTTCAGGTGCAGGAAACCTAAACTACCAATCTCCTTACTTCTATGAGCAAGCTGTCGCTACTGCACAAGAGATCGGAGGAAATAACGGCCAATTCACCGCGCCAACACCTCCGCAGATCTCTTCGGGAAAGGCAAGTGCTGCAGAGATCCGATATTCTTTAAATCGATTCGTTGCCGAAGTGGGTGGAAGCACAATTACGTCTAACGCAAAACAAACATCAGTAGGGACAAACAATATCAACGCAGTGACAGTCCCTGACGTAGAATCCGGCTCCTACCAGAATTCGATGAAACACGTATTCGGAAACGTTTCTTATTCGGTATACCCTAAACCTAAATACGATATAAGACCTGTCGTTGGAATGCATCAATTTTGGTTCAAAGGAGATGATAACTCTCGATTCACTTTTTCTCCAGGTTCTTCTACCGGGACAGAGCAATATTACGGTTTAATCCCCAAACCTGTAAGCGATTCCTTAAAAGGATATTCTATAGGATTGCAATTCGATATGAAATTGCCCGGAAATTTCGAACTCAGAACAGGAATCCAATCCATGCATTTGAGAGGCGACGGAACTTATAAGCAAAGTACTTACCTGTTCGCTCCTATTCTGGACCAGTTCAGTACTGATTCATTCGGAATTTATAATAAATGGAATGTCACCGGGACTACCATCAATCTGAAATTATTATATAATTGGAAGTACGGAGTAAATTTCTGGATCGGGATCAATTCTATGGATTTGAAATATAAGATCAATAACGCGAATCTTTATTTCGAAGGAGGAGGCAATAACGCAGCCCCAACCGATCTGATTGCAATCAAAGCTCTATTCGATTCGTTTCTTGGACCGACTTATGCCAAAGATACAAAATCGACTACAGTACTAATCGGTGCTTCTTATTCTCTCGATTTTAACAAATAG
- a CDS encoding HesA/MoeB/ThiF family protein, which translates to MLSPEELSRYSRNILLNEVKRSGQERLKNSIVTIVGAGGLGSPALLYLAAAGVGKIRVIDSDTVDTTNLQRQIIYKHSDIGQPKAIAAAKNASSLNPYISVEGIQARISRENASDLLKGSDLVLEGSDNFETKFLINDICIQEKIPYITAGVLRFEGMVMGIRPGEDACFRCIYEESPAPEHVPSCADAGVIGSMAGMIGTIQATESIQFLLNTEDSRSGLFGKILQVDSKSMEFRTIPICKREDCEACSLLIAKKLTV; encoded by the coding sequence ATGTTGAGTCCGGAAGAACTCAGTCGCTATTCTAGAAATATTCTCTTAAACGAAGTTAAGAGAAGTGGTCAAGAGCGACTTAAAAATTCAATTGTGACCATCGTAGGAGCCGGCGGACTAGGATCGCCGGCTTTGTTGTATCTGGCCGCTGCGGGCGTCGGAAAGATCCGTGTTATAGATTCAGATACTGTAGATACCACCAATCTACAAAGACAGATCATTTACAAACATTCAGATATAGGCCAGCCTAAGGCAATCGCTGCGGCAAAGAATGCATCTTCTCTCAATCCATATATTTCGGTAGAAGGGATTCAGGCCAGGATCTCTCGGGAGAATGCTTCCGATCTATTGAAAGGTTCCGATCTGGTATTAGAAGGTTCGGATAATTTCGAGACCAAGTTTTTGATCAACGATATCTGTATTCAGGAAAAGATCCCGTATATCACCGCAGGAGTCTTGAGATTCGAAGGAATGGTGATGGGAATTCGTCCGGGAGAAGATGCTTGTTTTCGTTGTATTTACGAGGAGTCTCCTGCTCCGGAACATGTGCCTTCTTGCGCTGATGCTGGAGTGATCGGGAGCATGGCCGGAATGATCGGTACAATCCAAGCCACTGAGAGTATTCAATTTTTATTAAATACGGAAGATAGTAGATCCGGGCTTTTCGGGAAAATATTGCAGGTGGATTCTAAATCTATGGAGTTCCGAACAATTCCTATTTGCAAGAGAGAAGATTGCGAAGCATGTTCTTTGCTTATTGCAAAGAAACTGACCGTTTAA